From Danaus plexippus chromosome 11, MEX_DaPlex, whole genome shotgun sequence, the proteins below share one genomic window:
- the LOC116765638 gene encoding glucose-induced degradation protein 8 homolog, translating into MSFETPSSNGNTKPERKYYDRTKSDDLQISRTDMNMLIMNYLVTEGFKEAALKFQQEAGLQEPALCSSLDERIMIREAVQSGRIPEAISLVNALHPELLDNDRYLYFHLQQLQLLELIRAGRAEEALAFASATLAEAGANDRNALTELERSLALLAFPDPHTSPFADLLLPSHSQKIASELNAAILKMENQEYTNPKLCSLLRMILWSQSELDKHNVKYPKMTDLANATIEQPK; encoded by the exons atgagttTTGAAACACCATCAAGTAATGGAAATACTAAACCCGAGCGTAAATATTACGATCGTACTAAATCAGACGATCTACAAATATCGCGGACTGACATGAACatgttaataatgaattatttggtAACAG AGGGATTTAAAGAAGCAGCATTGAAATTTCAACAAGAAGCTGGTCTCCAAGAGCCAGCGCTGTGCAGCTCGCTTGATGAAAGGATTATGATCCGAGAAGCTGTACAAAGTGGGCGCATTCCTGAGGCTATATCTTTGGTTAATGCTCTTCATCCTGAGTTATTGGACAATGACAgatacttatattttcatcTACAA caATTACAACTTTTGGAGTTGATCCGAGCTGGTCGAGCTGAAGAAGCATTAGCATTTGCTAGCGCCACACTGGCTGAGGCTGGTGCCAATGATCGTAATGCCCTCACAGAGTTGGAAAGGTCACTCGCTCTACTTGCATTCCCCGATCCTCACACCTCACCATTCGCAGACCTACTTCTTCCATCACATAGTCAAAAG ATTGCCAGTGAGCTGAATGCAGCCATTCTCAAGATGGAAAACCAAGAGTACACGAATCCCAAACTGTGCAGTCTGCTACGAATGATTCTTTGGTCACAAAGTGAACTCGACAAGCACAATGTCAAGTATCCCAAGATGACCGACCTGGCAAACGCTACTATAGAACAgccaaaatga
- the LOC116765637 gene encoding nucleoporin Nup35 — protein MEPMTLGSPTHSPSGSPNVGYLPPFLLGEINPPPISSLSPRTNSLSPTKGRSLAFGSPTSPTQTSTPDVKLYRQNQSMHQQALFNQQNLYPNLPNSPNISYSSKTNGPPIEDLFDTIKSNEPSINKSLFQENNFTGYGNNNSMLHNSYMNNVSLNNHSLTNQWQDGCQEQDEYWVTVFGFPPNAANTVLARFSNCGAMLDKQYPTQGNWAHIRYATRAEKERAMALNGRQILPGVMVGVVECREPPRISMTSPGGNMERQNVARSLCPTPIPTAPVPQRSSGLISKALDYVLGW, from the exons ATGGAACCAATGACTTTAGGAAGTCCCACGCATTCTCCCTCGGGTAGTCCAAACGTGGGGTATTTACCCCCTTTTTTGCTAGGCGAGATTAATCCTCCACCAATTTCAAGTTTATCACCAAGAACCAACAGTCTCTCCCCAACTAAAGGTCGCAGCCTCGCATTTg GTTCACCCACAAGTCCTACTCAGACATCTACTCCTGATGTGAAGTTGTACAGGCAAAATCAATCAATGCACCAGCAGGCTCTTTTTAACCAACAGAATTTGTATCCTAACTTGCCAAACTCTCCTAATATCTCATATTCCAGTAAAACCAACGGCCCTCCTATAGaagatttatttgatacaattAAGAGTAATGAAccatctataaataaatcactgTTTCAAGAGAACAATTTCACTGGCTATGgcaataataattcaatgcTTCATAATTCATACATGAACAATGTGTCACTTAACAATCATTCCTTGACCAATCAGTGGCAAGACGGTTGCCAGGAGCAAGATGAGTATTGGGTCACAGTTTTTGGTTTCCCACCAAATGCTGCAAATACTGTTTTAGCTAGGTTCAGCAATTGCGGTGCAATGCTAG ACAAACAGTATCCAACACAAGGTAACTGGGCTCATATCAGATACGCTACGAGAGCTGAGAAAGAAAGAGCGATGGCTTTGAATGGGAGACAGATTTTACCGGGAGTTATGGTGGGTGTGGTCGAGTGTAGGGAACCTCCTCGCATAAGTATGACCAGCCCTGGAGGTAATATGGAAag acaAAATGTTGCAAGATCGCTGTGTCCTACACCGATCCCTACCGCTCCGGTGCCCCAAAGGTCGAGCGGTTTAATATCGAAGGCCCTAGATTACGTTCTCGGTTGGTGA
- the LOC116765624 gene encoding uncharacterized protein LOC116765624 isoform X2: MDTSSFDESDNLDSLTGNGIIETNNNSSSNSSSSSNNIVYKLFNREIYGSTSRKTNDKSRKIFDKIPARLRFCLMDIVPIQYLREHVFMGFSQCGQYLLSFTYSCNTQVYFRESSKFTLHFLSWVPGRVVRPVHSVPLFGDDCVDSKVTISIAQWKHNPGVLVVYGISDSCSERSYLSVIGVPRLGCRKCSAISREEDDTDLSWSKRCLEHSFAIHTRFFCTSDSSMYEPVVQLAYSNQIIIYTDFIHILEIDFVKPDAERTYPPEDTSLLDSEDIKVVDAVPSTPASDVSAFQSPKYQNNVVQNILADFSDFEVEPYQMSRPVHLPDVIGQELCIQASSISHNLIEEWEGPSPSIRTLISPPLRSPRRRPAESMSRFNETHRTIAEKAYEFVEEAETKCEKLSMFRKRRLADKKYEFSEDNNENIVPFRVLRSNRKYYTGSTSKSQSKRAKSPPVESVVLRAHNQISRPPSPTTSIDKSSELTSLESDRNSESEYRVMEMLDDGSLKTVSVHDSTSKTLSDCPVSPQDPYLVHSGNSKCSKFFTRYFLESDDEITSIITDSEDDCISGYHVALPLCGQGSGQALQAVGAGAWEKRTSDKLTLRARQRSLDTELLCNEVCGRLCQLKGKKFIYCFDWGCHVIDVCHSSGCLSGLCAMWLWASEDASCGQCAACDDAAAACLQHRGQYSAECLFVWDLVTGVYRTEKVSMTEDSCHEGIRASGVERARARAAALGAVAGPHHHPRLLSTLTGKSLKRLTDVDNCVEITKNHPDSSESESETSDNDSDYD, from the exons ATGGATACTTCTAGTTTTGATGAATCTGATAATTTAGATTCATTAACTGGAAATGGAATCAttgaaacaaacaataatagtTCATCGAATAGCTCAAGTAGTAGCAATAATATCGTTTATAAGCTATTTAATAGGGAG atatatgGCAGTACCTcaagaaaaacaaatgacaaatCTCGCaagatatttgataaaataccaGCAAGGCTTCGCTTCTGTCTCATGGACATTGTCCCTATCCAGTATTTAAGGGAGCATGTGTTTATGGGTTTCTCACAGTGTGGCCAGTACCTGTTAAGCTTTACTTATAGTTGTAATACCCAAGTATATTTTAGAGAAAGTTCCAAATTCac TCTCCATTTCCTATCGTGGGTGCCGGGGAGAGTGGTTCGCCCAGTTCACAGTGTACCACTATTTGGTGATGACTGCGTTGATAGTAAAGTTACCATATCCATAGCGCAGTGGAAACACAATCCAGGCGTGCTGGTTGTCTATGGTATATC gGATTCATGTTCAGAACGATCCTACCTCAGTGTTATTGGAGTACCTCGCTTAGGATGTAGAAAATGTTCAGCTATTTCAAGAGAGGAAG ATGATACAGATTTAAGTTGGAGTAAACGTTGTCTGGAGCACAGTTTCGCGATACACACTCGTTTCTTTTGTACGTCGGACTCTAGCATGTACGAACCGGTCGTCCAATTAGCGTATTcgaatcaaattattatatacacagaCTTCATACACATACTAGAAATAGATTTCGTGAAGCCGGACGCGGAGAGGACCTACCCGCCGGAAGATACTAGTCTGCTCGACAGCGAAGACATAAAAGTAGTGGACGCAGTTCCCAGTACTCCAGCATCGGACGTATCCGCCTTCCAGTCCCCCAAGTACCAAAACAACGTCGTGCAGAACATTCTAGCTGACTTCTCAGACTTTGAAGTCGAACCCTACCAGATGTCCCGACCGGTACATTTACCTGACGTTATTGGGCAGGAGCTATGCATCCAAGCCTCTTCGATATCACATAATTTGATAGAAGAATGGGAGGGACCCTCCCCATCCATCAGAACGTTGATCAGCCCGCCTTTGAGGTCCCCCCGAAGGAGACCGGCGGAGAGCATGTCCAGGTTTAATGAAACGCATAGAACGATAGCGGAAAAAGCCTACGAGTTCGTAGAAGAGGCGGAGACCAAGTGTGAGAAACTCAGTATGTTCAGAAAGAGACGGTTAGCTGATAAGAAATACGAATTCTCAGAGGATAATAACGAAAACATTGTTCCTTTTAGAGTTTTAAGAAGCAACAGGAAATATTACACAGGGTCCACTAGTAAGAGTCAAAGCAAGCGGGCCAAGTCGCCGCCCGTGGAGAGCGTGGTGCTCAGGGCGCACAACCAGATTAGTAGACCTCCCTCCCCCACCACCAGTATTGACAAGAGTTCAGAACTCACCTCCTTAGAATCGGATAGGAATAGCGAATCGGAATATAGAGTCATGGAAATGTTAGACGACGGCTCGCTCAAGACGGTCTCCGTGCACGACAGCACGTCCAAGACCTTGTCCGACTGCCCCGTCAGCCCGCAGGATCCTTACCTGGTACATTCAGGGAATTCCAAATGCAGCAAGTTCTTCACTCGCTACTTCCTCGAGAGCGACGACGAGATCACATCCATCATAACGGATTCGGAAG ACGATTGCATCTCAGGTTACCATGTGGCGTTGCCCCTGTGCGGTCAAGGGTCCGGCCAGGCGCTCCAAGCCGTGGGCGCCGGCGCCTGGGAGAAACGCACCAGCGACAAGCTCACGCTGAGAGCTCGCCAACGATCGCTCGATACAGAGCTGCTCTGCAACGAGGTGTGCGGCCGGCTTTGTCAGCTGAAAGGGAAGAAGTTCATATACTGCTTCGACTGGGGCTGCCATGTCATAGACGTCTGTCATTCCAGTGGATGTCTCTCGGGG TTATGCGCTATGTGGTTGTGGGCGAGCGAGGACGCTTCTTGTGGACAGTGCGCCGCCTGTGACGACGCCGCCGCCGCCTGTCTGCAGCACAGAGGACAGTACTCTGCTGAG TGTCTGTTCGTATGGGACCTGGTGACGGGTGTCTATAGAACGGAGAAGGTGTCCATGACCGAGGATTCCTGTCACGAGGGTATCAGAG CGTCAGGTGTGGAGCGAGCGCGGGCGAGGGCGGCTGCTCTCGGCGCCGTAGCTGGTCCTCATCACCACCCTCGGCTGCTCTCAACACTTACCG GTAAATCCCTTAAGAGACTGACAGATGTAGACAACTGTGTAGAAATAACGAAGAACCACCCAGACAGTTCGGAGTCCGAGTCCGAGACGTCAGATAACGACAGTGACTACGATTGA
- the LOC116765624 gene encoding uncharacterized protein LOC116765624 isoform X1 has protein sequence MDTSSFDESDNLDSLTGNGIIETNNNSSSNSSSSSNNIVYKLFNREIYGSTSRKTNDKSRKIFDKIPARLRFCLMDIVPIQYLREHVFMGFSQCGQYLLSFTYSCNTQVYFRESSKFTLHFLSWVPGRVVRPVHSVPLFGDDCVDSKVTISIAQWKHNPGVLVVYGISDSCSERSYLSVIGVPRLGCRKCSAISREEDDTDLSWSKRCLEHSFAIHTRFFCTSDSSMYEPVVQLAYSNQIIIYTDFIHILEIDFVKPDAERTYPPEDTSLLDSEDIKVVDAVPSTPASDVSAFQSPKYQNNVVQNILADFSDFEVEPYQMSRPVHLPDVIGQELCIQASSISHNLIEEWEGPSPSIRTLISPPLRSPRRRPAESMSRFNETHRTIAEKAYEFVEEAETKCEKLSMFRKRRLADKKYEFSEDNNENIVPFRVLRSNRKYYTGSTSKSQSKRAKSPPVESVVLRAHNQISRPPSPTTSIDKSSELTSLESDRNSESEYRVMEMLDDGSLKTVSVHDSTSKTLSDCPVSPQDPYLVHSGNSKCSKFFTRYFLESDDEITSIITDSEDDCISGYHVALPLCGQGSGQALQAVGAGAWEKRTSDKLTLRARQRSLDTELLCNEVCGRLCQLKGKKFIYCFDWGCHVIDVCHSSGCLSGLCAMWLWASEDASCGQCAACDDAAAACLQHRGQYSAECLFVWDLVTGVYRTEKVSMTEDSCHEGIRASGVERARARAAALGAVAGPHHHPRLLSTLTGNGKSLKRLTDVDNCVEITKNHPDSSESESETSDNDSDYD, from the exons ATGGATACTTCTAGTTTTGATGAATCTGATAATTTAGATTCATTAACTGGAAATGGAATCAttgaaacaaacaataatagtTCATCGAATAGCTCAAGTAGTAGCAATAATATCGTTTATAAGCTATTTAATAGGGAG atatatgGCAGTACCTcaagaaaaacaaatgacaaatCTCGCaagatatttgataaaataccaGCAAGGCTTCGCTTCTGTCTCATGGACATTGTCCCTATCCAGTATTTAAGGGAGCATGTGTTTATGGGTTTCTCACAGTGTGGCCAGTACCTGTTAAGCTTTACTTATAGTTGTAATACCCAAGTATATTTTAGAGAAAGTTCCAAATTCac TCTCCATTTCCTATCGTGGGTGCCGGGGAGAGTGGTTCGCCCAGTTCACAGTGTACCACTATTTGGTGATGACTGCGTTGATAGTAAAGTTACCATATCCATAGCGCAGTGGAAACACAATCCAGGCGTGCTGGTTGTCTATGGTATATC gGATTCATGTTCAGAACGATCCTACCTCAGTGTTATTGGAGTACCTCGCTTAGGATGTAGAAAATGTTCAGCTATTTCAAGAGAGGAAG ATGATACAGATTTAAGTTGGAGTAAACGTTGTCTGGAGCACAGTTTCGCGATACACACTCGTTTCTTTTGTACGTCGGACTCTAGCATGTACGAACCGGTCGTCCAATTAGCGTATTcgaatcaaattattatatacacagaCTTCATACACATACTAGAAATAGATTTCGTGAAGCCGGACGCGGAGAGGACCTACCCGCCGGAAGATACTAGTCTGCTCGACAGCGAAGACATAAAAGTAGTGGACGCAGTTCCCAGTACTCCAGCATCGGACGTATCCGCCTTCCAGTCCCCCAAGTACCAAAACAACGTCGTGCAGAACATTCTAGCTGACTTCTCAGACTTTGAAGTCGAACCCTACCAGATGTCCCGACCGGTACATTTACCTGACGTTATTGGGCAGGAGCTATGCATCCAAGCCTCTTCGATATCACATAATTTGATAGAAGAATGGGAGGGACCCTCCCCATCCATCAGAACGTTGATCAGCCCGCCTTTGAGGTCCCCCCGAAGGAGACCGGCGGAGAGCATGTCCAGGTTTAATGAAACGCATAGAACGATAGCGGAAAAAGCCTACGAGTTCGTAGAAGAGGCGGAGACCAAGTGTGAGAAACTCAGTATGTTCAGAAAGAGACGGTTAGCTGATAAGAAATACGAATTCTCAGAGGATAATAACGAAAACATTGTTCCTTTTAGAGTTTTAAGAAGCAACAGGAAATATTACACAGGGTCCACTAGTAAGAGTCAAAGCAAGCGGGCCAAGTCGCCGCCCGTGGAGAGCGTGGTGCTCAGGGCGCACAACCAGATTAGTAGACCTCCCTCCCCCACCACCAGTATTGACAAGAGTTCAGAACTCACCTCCTTAGAATCGGATAGGAATAGCGAATCGGAATATAGAGTCATGGAAATGTTAGACGACGGCTCGCTCAAGACGGTCTCCGTGCACGACAGCACGTCCAAGACCTTGTCCGACTGCCCCGTCAGCCCGCAGGATCCTTACCTGGTACATTCAGGGAATTCCAAATGCAGCAAGTTCTTCACTCGCTACTTCCTCGAGAGCGACGACGAGATCACATCCATCATAACGGATTCGGAAG ACGATTGCATCTCAGGTTACCATGTGGCGTTGCCCCTGTGCGGTCAAGGGTCCGGCCAGGCGCTCCAAGCCGTGGGCGCCGGCGCCTGGGAGAAACGCACCAGCGACAAGCTCACGCTGAGAGCTCGCCAACGATCGCTCGATACAGAGCTGCTCTGCAACGAGGTGTGCGGCCGGCTTTGTCAGCTGAAAGGGAAGAAGTTCATATACTGCTTCGACTGGGGCTGCCATGTCATAGACGTCTGTCATTCCAGTGGATGTCTCTCGGGG TTATGCGCTATGTGGTTGTGGGCGAGCGAGGACGCTTCTTGTGGACAGTGCGCCGCCTGTGACGACGCCGCCGCCGCCTGTCTGCAGCACAGAGGACAGTACTCTGCTGAG TGTCTGTTCGTATGGGACCTGGTGACGGGTGTCTATAGAACGGAGAAGGTGTCCATGACCGAGGATTCCTGTCACGAGGGTATCAGAG CGTCAGGTGTGGAGCGAGCGCGGGCGAGGGCGGCTGCTCTCGGCGCCGTAGCTGGTCCTCATCACCACCCTCGGCTGCTCTCAACACTTACCGGTAACG GTAAATCCCTTAAGAGACTGACAGATGTAGACAACTGTGTAGAAATAACGAAGAACCACCCAGACAGTTCGGAGTCCGAGTCCGAGACGTCAGATAACGACAGTGACTACGATTGA
- the LOC116765625 gene encoding ubiquitin-like protein 4A translates to MNIIIKQLKGGECCLEVSPATKILEIKKQIATELRIPIEEQKLLLLGRALADDQTVQSYPSIKNGTKLNLVVKKPEGLLEASIKYFKKNGMSDTEARNAANNLLQVVDEKFNNLSWDDVERLSFDCMLEECGHPRPTVDPDQDMDCDEAFGL, encoded by the exons atgaatatcattataaaacaattaaaaggtGGCGAGTGTTGTCTAGAG GTATCTCCGGcgacaaaaattttagaaattaagaAACAAATCGCGACAGAATTGAGGATACCTATTGAGGAACAGAAATTGCTTCTGTTAGGGCGAGCTCTAGCAGACGATCAGACGGTTCAGTCTTATCCATCTATCAAAAATGGAACGAAACTAAATCTTGTGGTGAAGAAACCAGAGGGCTTATTAGAAgcttctattaaatattttaaaaagaatggTATGTCAGACACTGAAGCAAGGAATGCAGCTAACAATTTGCTACAAGTAGTTGATGAAAAATTCAACAACTTATCCTGGGACGACGTTGAGAGGTTAAGTTTTGACTGCATGTTAGAGGAATGTGGCCATCCGCGGCCCACAGTGGATCCTGACCAGGACATGGATTGTGATGAGGCATTTGGATTGTGA